From the genome of Argentina anserina chromosome 4, drPotAnse1.1, whole genome shotgun sequence, one region includes:
- the LOC126791595 gene encoding uncharacterized protein At4g28440-like — translation MADSKQAPSKPTFTKVMQLRPTTSGVTLMVKVVSTKMVLPKGRAGGPRSQMQIVECLVGDETAMIIFRARNEQADLMKEGSTVTLRNAKIDMFKGSMRLAVDKNGSIEAADPASFTVMENNNLSLIEFERVDFAI, via the exons ATGGCAGACTCAAAACAAGCACCAAGCAAACCGACCTTCACAAAGGTTATGCAGCTCCGGCCAACGACCTCTGGTGTTACTCTGATGGTAAAGGTTGTTAGTACTAAGATGGTATTGCCCAAGGGACGTGCTGGTGGCCCTCGAAGCCAAATGCAAATTGTTGAATGCCTGGTTGGTGATGAAACAGCAATGATAATCTTCAGGGCTAGAAACGAGCAAG CGGACCTGATGAAAGAGGGTTCGACTGTAACCCTGCGAAATGCCAAAATTGACATGTTCAAAGGATCTATGAGGCTTGCTGTGGACAAAAATGGCAGTATTGAAGCTGCTGATCCTGCTAGTTTTACTGTGATGGAAAATAACAACCTCTCACTCATTGAATTTGAACGTGTTGATTTCGCTATATGA